CTGCGACTATAGCCTCCGGTCACTGATTATCCTCTCTGTTCCTCTTCGCCTCATCTTCATCATAGTTCATACCATGATATCTGACAAGATAATCCCTTATCTTTAAGGATTCAAGCCAGCCCTTGTCAAGTTTATGGACGATAACGGTTATCTCTTCGATCTGATTTAGGATAACTTCAGGATTCCCGTCTTCACCAAGCAGAACATGGCTCATAATCACCTGAAGCGGGTTTCTGAGATGATCATTAAGTACTGCAAGCTGTCCGATATTTTTTTCAAGCTGTTTGAGAGTTTCAGCCCTCATATTCTCATTCTCAACCCTTTCAGTAATATCACGGGCGATCATGAGAGTTGCAGGAGTGCCGAAATTATTGAATATATGGGCACTGACCTCAAAGGGAATCTCCCTTCCGTCTTTTGCAACGAAATATACCGTAAAAAAACTGTGTCCCTCCTTCATCCGGCGAAGAAACCCGGGATCATCCGGGATCTCCTCTCTGATAATCTCCTCCGGCCCCATACCTGAAAATTCTTCTTTGGAATATCCGAGAATATTAACGGCGGCATTATTAACCTCAATAAAACGGCCCGGACCTTTGCCATTTCCACAGACAAGCACAATATCGTTACCACTGTTAAAGAATAGGCGGTATCTCTCCTCAGTAACATCAAGTTTAGTCCTGAGCTGTTTCTGGGAAGATTCAAGTTCCCCCAGCATCCCGTTTATTCCGTCAGAGAGTGACGATATTTCATCAGAACCTTCATCCACAACCCTCTGTGAAAAGTCGCGTTTTTTACCGATCTCATTTACGGACCTGCTCAGCTTAGACGTTCTTGAGAGAACAAACTTCTCAAGGAGAAGGAATATTACAACCTCCATAACTATTGCTGAAAGAATGAAAAGTAGAATTGAGAATATAACAGTGGATTTTCCCTGGAGATAGACTGCTCTTGGGATTGTTATCTCAAACAGGATCTTCTCATCACCATAGACATCGTTTATAAGGATAGTTCCAAGGAGATTGTCCTCATCTGCCGGGGTGATATCCATCGGTGCAAAAAGATAAAGGAGATCGTTTTCATAGCGGGTAACCAGGGGGTACGATGTCTCATCATAATCAGAAAAACGCTCCATCTTCTGATTGATCTCTTCTGAGTCGGTCACCGGAATTACAGGGAAATTAGTTATGGCAGAGAGACGGTCGAGCATCCGGTCATCAAAATATCTTGCCATAACAATCGTGCCGATAATTTCATCCCCGGAATCAGCACC
The sequence above is a segment of the Methanoplanus limicola DSM 2279 genome. Coding sequences within it:
- a CDS encoding CHASE4 domain-containing protein, which gives rise to MNIRQKTVIIVATVFSILIVLHIATYGLFILGSYSDVEENILKQDLERVVTAFGDDINHLDSVAVEWSNTESVRNYLNDESSGNIKGLLGPETFERLQFNLINFYNAEGEKLDGAEYDLVNYEFKGVDYISESAIKEFNYHSYSPENRDGLMGIIILPKGPVMITSRPVAGADSGDEIIGTIVMARYFDDRMLDRLSAITNFPVIPVTDSEEINQKMERFSDYDETSYPLVTRYENDLLYLFAPMDITPADEDNLLGTILINDVYGDEKILFEITIPRAVYLQGKSTVIFSILLFILSAIVMEVVIFLLLEKFVLSRTSKLSRSVNEIGKKRDFSQRVVDEGSDEISSLSDGINGMLGELESSQKQLRTKLDVTEERYRLFFNSGNDIVLVCGNGKGPGRFIEVNNAAVNILGYSKEEFSGMGPEEIIREEIPDDPGFLRRMKEGHSFFTVYFVAKDGREIPFEVSAHIFNNFGTPATLMIARDITERVENENMRAETLKQLEKNIGQLAVLNDHLRNPLQVIMSHVLLGEDGNPEVILNQIEEITVIVHKLDKGWLESLKIRDYLVRYHGMNYDEDEAKRNREDNQ